TATAACCTATACAATTCATTAAACATCAACGTGACCCCAAAACCGGGAGTAAGTAACGGAGCATTAATGACATCCCTGGAAAAAACACTGGATAAACTTCCATCTGATTATAGTTACGAATGGACCGGATTGAGCTTAGAGGAAAAGTCATCAGGAAATCAGACTATTGCAATCTTCGGTCTCTGTCTATTGTTTGTTTATCTCCTCCTTGCTGCCCAATACGAAAGTTATATACTTCCATTAGCTGTAATGCTTTCCATTCCTACAGGAATTGTTGGAGCGTTCCTTGGAATAAAAGCAATAGGATTCGACAACAATATTTATGTACAGGTTGGCTTGATCATGCTGATAGGACTTTTAGCCAAAAATGCCATTCTGATCGTTGAATTCGCTGTCCAGCGGAGAAAATCAGGAATGTCTCTTCTCGAGTCGGCTCTTGAAGGGGCGAAGTCCAGATTACGCCCTATTATTATGACTTCACTGGCATTTATTGTGGGAATGATTCCTTTGATGTTATCCTCCGGAGGAATGGCTTCAGGAAATAAATCCATCAGCGTGAGTGCGGCAATGGGAATGCTGAGCGGGGTTGTTCTGGGAGTATTTGTGATTCCAGTATTATATATGTTCTTTCAATATATCGATGAAAAGATTTCGGCAAAGAATCCTAATGTTTCTAATGTTTCATCACTAAATCAATAAAAATGAACACATTTCATATAAAAAATTTCCTTTTATCGGGATTGGTAGCAATACTCCTGTTGTCCTGCGCCGTAGGAAAAGAATATAAGAGACCGGACCTTAATGTCCCTCAAACATATAAAGAGTCCACGAAAGTAACCGGAGATACGGTTATACTTCCCTGGAAAACATTTTTTAAGGATCCTCAGCTGATTAACCTTATCGATAAGGCTCTCCTGAAGAATAATGAGATCCATACCGCGCTTAAAAATATGGAGCAGCTTGATCTCGCCTACAAGCAGGCCAAAAACAACCTTATGCCAACTGTAGACTTCAGTGCAGGGGCCAACAGGGCATGGGCTTCAAAAAACAGTCTGAATGGTTCCCTTAATGAACAGTTTACCGGAACCAAGTATATTGATGATTTCAGCGCAACGCTAAGGTTGTCGTGGGAAGTGGATATATGGGGAAAGACCAAAATGCAGAAAGAATCCGCTGCAGCTGATTATTTTGCTCAAAAAGAAAATATGAATGCTCTTAAAACACGCATCATCGTACAGGTAGCTCAGGCCTACTACAATCTGATCAGCCTTGATGAACAGCTGAAAATAGCAGAAAAAAATATTGAGCTAAGTGATAATACCCTAAAAATAATGAAGCTGCAATATACGGCAGGACAGATCAATTCATTGGCAATTCAGCAATCTGAAGCCCAAAAGAAAACAGCTGAACTTCTGATCCCTTTGGCCAGGCAGAATATTTCAATACAGGAAAATGCTTTAAGTATTTTGTGTGGCGAATATCCTGGAAAAATCGACAGGGGAAACTCCATGAAAAATATGATCCCCGAAAATACATTGTCAGAAGGAGTTCCTGCCCAGCTTTTAAGCAGACGTCCAGACCTGAAAGCAGCAGAACTGGCTGTTATCAGCCTGAATGCTAAAACAGGTCTTTCAAAGGCCGCCATGTATCCGAGCATAAGCCTTACTCCACAAATTGGGATCAACTCGAATAAGTTTAATACATGGTTTGATCTCCCGGGATCCATCACCAAGACCCTGGCCGCTAACTTAGCCATGCCTTTGTTACAGAAAAGGCAGCTGAAAACAGCTTATGAAACAGCTATTATTGAACAGGAAAAAGCGGTGATAGCATTCCGGCAATCCATGATGACAGCAGTAAGTGAGGTTTCCGATGCAATGGCCAAATCTAAAGGAACATCAGAAAGGCTCGCATTACTGGAACAGAGAACTGCTATTCTGGACAAAGGAATCAATGATGCGCTTAAATTATATAAAAGTGGTATGGCAACTTATCTGGAGGTAATCACTGCACAGAATAACAAGCTCCAGAATGATCTTGAGTATGTAAACATTACCCTGGAAAAGCTAAATGCAGAAGTAGACCTTTACCGGTCTTTAGGAGGAGGGGTTAATTGATACTCAAAATACGATTACTTTTGTGAAACTGCCTTGTAAAATGAGGCAGTTTTTATTTTTTTTAATTGATCCCTTTTACAAGCTACAAACAATAATCTACCGGTCAGAATCAATCATCTTTATATACTCTTCAATAGTTCCTAAATTCATGGATTTTCTCCTCGCGTTTACGTGGCTTGAATCTGCAATATCTTTAAAAAAAACCTTGCCCTTGTCATCTATAGAATATTGGGTTCCATATATCTGTTTTCTGTTATTTAAAATCTCAACCCTGTCGATAAGGTAAGCCAGCTGAGACCTTTCAGCATTTCCTCTTTTAACGGCTTCCTTCATTATGGGAAGATATTTTTCCATTACAGATAATTTCCCCGCGTGTTGTATCGTAACGAACAAAGCAAGATTAGCATCATTTCCGATCTTATCCTTTCCCAACCAACCCAGACTATCAATAATTTTTGTAACGATCATCAAATTATTTCGATCTATCGGATTTTGCTTTTGTGGATTGTATACGGGTGTCCTGTACTTTTGATCATCAACCAATACTTTTTCCAGCTGATATTTTATAATACGGTATTCATCATCCTTCTTTTTACAGGAAGAAATAAGCAATACATTTAATAACAGGATAAAACAACTATGTCTCATGGTATTGATGACAAATTCATGAACTAAAAGTCAGATTACTTTTTCTCATTAAACATTTTTTCCAGAATCTGATAACGATAATTAAAAATATGTTCAATTTTCTTTTTCACAAAAAGCCCATGGGCTACTTCTCCTAAAACACCCATTGGCAGCTCATAATTAATCGTGTCCCTCATTAAAACACCTTTTTCGTTGGGAATGAATTCGTGAAAGTGATTCCAAAGTTTATAAGGTCCTTTTTTCTGAAAATCAGTAAAACTTTTTTGAAAAGAAACCTGAATGATCTCAGTTTGCCAGCTCATCTTAATCCCCAGCAATGGAGAAACATAATAATCAATTATCATCCCTTCATAAATTTCATCATTCTCCAGCTTGGTCAGGACAATAAAGTTCATATCTTTTGGAGTAATTTTTGAAAGATTATTGGCTGAAGAAAAAAATCTCCATGCTGTTTCCAGATCACAATAAAGCTGCTGTTCACGTTGAAGTTGATGTACCATTTTGTATCGTCAATTTTAAAAGTTTGAGTCCTTAGGGAAAAGTTAAGTCATTAGTTTTAAAAAACAAGTGTTCTTTTTATTTTTTTTCATAAATAAAAGGTCAACATGAATAAATTCTCTGTTTACCCTTTTAATAAAGGAAAATGTAATATACCATATCCGTATACTTTAGTAGAAAAGGGTATAAAATAACCCACTATTTCAGGCTATCTTTCCGTCCTATTTTTATCAAAACAAAATGACAAATAAACCCTTACACAGTTTCCATATTCCGGTGATGGGACTAGCCTATACTATTGACAGTCCGATACGGGTTGCACAATATGGAATTTCCTCCGTTATTTCGATCATAGATGACGAGATTATAGAAAAAATGAAGAATTTTTACGCTGGAAAATTTAATCTCAATTATCCATTCATCTCTACAAAAACTGAAGATTACAGAGCTAGAAGAATAACGGACTACCTTAATATGGTAGATGACGTCGTTAACAAAAAGTTCGAATCCTTTAAGCAGGAGATTATCAAGAATGCAGAAACACTCAGAGAATTTATAGGCATACTACCGAATACTTCTTCTATTAAAAGCAGATTGCAGGATTTTGCAGATCAAAAAGACTATGTAGGTTCTGGTATCAGAAAATTTATTGACGCTCATCTCAGTCCCGGGAATATAGATGTGAATATTATGACAAAAGTAGATAAGGATAATTTCGCGAAAAATGAACAGCTTCCTGTAATGCATAATGACGCCCACGCGTCGTTACGGGGCTTTGCTCATAGCAGACTCTCTTCATCTGTAGTACTTTCTGCAGGAATGAATCCACGTTTATACAGCTACCTCGAAGAATTTGATGATTTTTTTCCTGACAAAAATGGAAATCTGAAAAAAAAGATCATCCTCAAGGTAAGTGATTTCCGTTCCGCCATGATCCAGGGAAATTTTTTAGCAAAAAAGGGATTATGGGTCTCAGAATACAGAGTTGAATCCGGGCTCAACTGTGGTGGTCACGCTTTTGCAACGGAGGGCTTATTATTAGGTCCCATTTTAGAAGAATTCAAACAGAAAAAGAATGAACTCATAAATTCTGCTTATACTCTTATGATTGCAGCTTTAGAACAAAAAGACAGATATACGGCTACTCAACCGCCGGAAGTAAAAATTACCGTTCAGGGAGGAGTAGGAACTTCCGAAGAACATGATTTTTTACTTGAATATTATCATGCAGACAGTGTAGGATGGGGCTCTCCATTTTTACTGGTTCCTGAAGCGACATCTGTAGATAAAGTAACCCGTGATCTCCTGGCCCGATCTAAAGAAAATGATTTTTATCTCAGTACCATTTCACCATTAGGAGTTCCTTTTAACACTGTCCGGGGAACCTCCAATGAACTTCTTAAACATCAAAAAGAGGCTCACGGAAAGTACGGTAGTTCCTGTCCAAAAAAACTGCTTGCACTAAACAAAGAATATTCCTCCAAAGGAAACTGCACGGCATCACGGAAATACCAAGCTATCAAATTAAAAGAGCTTGAGAAAGAAAAAGAAACCCTCAGTGAAGAAGAGTTTAACAACAGGAAAAAAGAAATAACTAATAAGGCCTGCTTATGTGTGGGGCTTGTGAATGCAGCCTATATGGAACAGGAGATTCAAATAAAAGGAGAGGATCAAGGTGTAGTTATTTGTCCGGGACCTAATCTGGCTTATTTTGATAAAGAAGTTTCTCTCACTGAAATGGTTCAGCACATCTATGGCAACGGCAATATCCTTCCGGACAATAAACGCCCGAATATGTTCATTAATGAGCTGAAAATGTATGTAGAACACCTGAAAAAGGAAATCAAAGCGGTAACTGACACGGTTACTCTTTCCCAAACAAAGAAATGGAATATCTTCAGAAAAAATTTACTGGAAGGCATTGCTTACTACGAAAACCTGTTCTGTACCACAGGATTTTTTAATAAAGAAAAAGAAAATATGAAACATCAACTTGAAGAGTGTAAAGTAATGATCTTACAAATTATAATTCCACAGATAGAAAAATAAAAACTAACATACCTGTAATTCTATAATAAGGATAATTCAAATCCAAATACCAGAAAATATTCAGGATGGCTTTTAATAAAAGACACCACAATGGGTGTCTTTTTAATTTTTTTCTATAGGATTTATTTTTATATTTCCTTTTGTAAACTTCTTGATTACATTCATTCTAGCCTCAATCATTTTCTTACGGTCAATAAAATTGATATTCTCATCGTACAGAATATTTTGGGACTTTTTTGTAATAGCTAAAAGTTTATAATGAAAGTTTTCCTGATCATCATATACTTCAAGAATAAGCCCCGGTAAACCGGCAAATTTATATGGGCCATCAGCTATTGGGATATCTTTTGTGTACCATGCAATAAATTTTCGACCTCTAAATGTAGCTTCTGCCTTATAACATTCGTATGTTAAAACATTTTTTTTCTCATCAATAAGTTTCCACTGCATCGCAGGACTTTTTTCCTTATAGCCAAAGTTTATATTTTCAATTTTATCACTATATATCAAATCAGATTGTTGATAATCTTTTTTTATTACATGAGACACCTTGAACATTGGTCTTGATGACATTTGAAAAAACGGCTGACTATCTATTATTGAATCAATTTTATATTTTTTATCATTTTGAAAAATTGATTCATTATCACCAATATATAAAGTAAGCATATCATCACTTTTAGTACTTAGTGTTGAATCTGCTTTAAAATCAACATTGTAAATTATTTGAGTATGAGACTTAAACACTTTAAATTTCTTATTCTGTGAAAGCACAATCCCAAATAAAAATATAGAAACAATGGAGAGTATTTTTTTCATATTTTATTATATAAAAGGTGGCTGATATAACAGCCACCTGGATAGTTTATTTTTTGGTTACAATAATAATTTTTTTGACATCATTATACGGGTAATTTAATTTACTTATTTCTGTACTGTCCTCAATTACTTTTATTGTACGCACCTTTTCTGTATCCATTAATTTATGAAAGGTTTCAAAATCTATAACCTTATCATTAGCAATTATTACCGTTTGCTTTTTTTGTTTGTCAAAGTAACCTTTAACTTTACCGGAATTCTTAAAAAATTCATCAGAATTATTATAATCAACAATTGGTAATTTTTGAAATTCTAATGCTTGAGCATTTTTTCTGCTGCAAGAAAAAAGTAAAAAGAAAGTAGATAAAATAAGTAAGTTTTTCATATTAATTTAATATTAACCCATGTATGATCCTGCTCCAGTACAAGGAGGTGTGATAACAGTCGATGATGTAGCTTGACTAGCTGACTCAAATTCCCAATATGTAATACCCCCCACAGTTTGCTCTGTATAAGTTCCGTATTGATAGCATGTGCCACAACAGGTAGTATCATAAGCTATAAACCCATTAAAGCTAATTTTTTTAATACTATTTTGCGCTGCATTAATCGTTTCAGCAGATTTTACATCACTTTTTGTTGGGGAAGCGGCACACAATATACCTGATGTAGCAATACCTAAAATAAGAATTAATTTTTTCATTTTGATCGTTTTTAATTTTAATATTTTTTTGTGATTGCAATCATTACAATAGTACAAAATTATTTTTATTCACCATTACGGGAAGCCCTATTTACTAAAACTTTCTGCTTGTATAGAATGCGAAAAAGGTAAACATTATTTATGCTTCATAATTTTCTATGATTTATTTCAATTGCTTTTCATTAAGCTCAAACTTTTTAGCCAAATTTCAAGTTTTTGCAGCCTTTCAATGATCTCATACTGAGTTAAATCTTGAAGGACAATTAAATATACAGTGTTGAAAGAATCTAAAATTTTATTACACCATACCTTCCAAAAATCTTTGCCCCTTAAAAAGTATCATCATTAAATTCCTTTGCGTCTTTGTATTTAAATCATAATCTTAATTGACAGAATAAACCCTTATAATCAACCGTATTGTATTAATATTATCTTAAATAATCTTCTGTCCGCTATTCTTAAGAAAATTTTTCTTTAAATTTATAGTACTGAAGATGATTCTCCGTCTTCAAACAAATTCAAAAAACAAGGAGATCAACTATCTTAACAGTTTTCAATTGTGGGTTCATAGAGCACCACATCAATGATTATGACTAAAAAATTAATTTTTAATGTATGGAAAAGAGAATGATAAAAAATACGGATTTATCGGTCGCACCGATTAATTTCGGAGGAAACGTTTTCGGATGGACATTGGATGAGCAACAATCTTTTGACATCCTGGATCAGTTTACAGAAGCCGGATTCAATTTTATAGATACTGCTGATACCTATTCTTGGTGGGTAAATGGAAGAGGGGGACAGTCTGAAGAAATTATCGGAAAATGGTTGAAGAGCCGGGGCAACAGAAACGATCTTGTTATTGCGACTAAAGTAGGATCAGAGACCAAAGAACATGGTTTTGATATCAGTAAAAAACATATCCTGAAATCTGTTGACGAATCTCTGAAAAGATTACAGATCGATCATATAGATCTTTATTATACCCACTTTGATGATCATAAAACCCCTGTTGAGGAAACTCTTGCGGCGTATGACGAAATTATAAAAGCCGGAAAGGTGCGTTATATTGCAGCTTCCAATCTTACTCCGGAACGGCTTACCGCTTCTTTTGAAGCTTCAGAAAAGAATAATTTACCTAGGTATGTCGCTTTACAACCTCATTATAATTTATTAGAGCGTGAAAACTTTGAAAAAAATTACGCTCCTTTGGTGGAAAAATATGATTTGAGCGTATTCCCATACTGGTCTTTAGCGGCAGGTTTTCTAACCGGAAAATACCGCAGTGAAGCAGATCTTTCTAAAAGTGCCAGGGGAGAAGGTGTCCGCAAATATCTGAATGAAAAAGGGGAGCGAGTATTAAAAGCTTTGGATCAGGTAAGTGAAAAACATCAGGCCAACCAGGCTTCTGTGGCATTAGCATGGCTATTAGCCAATCCACTTATTACCGCACCTATCGTAAGCGCAACCAGCCAGTCTCAATTACAAACCTTGTTTAAAGCGACTGAACTTCATCTGAGTAATGAAGATGTACAGCTTCTGAATGAAGCAAGCAAATAAAAACAAAGCCTCATACGAGGCTTTTGTTTTTATGATCTATATACCCTTGATTTACATACGTTGTTCAGTGTTTTGCATACATGCTGTTTTTTATTTCTTACGAATTTTGAATCATTAAATAAACAGTATGAAAATGAATACAATACAATTAGGAAATCAGGGATTGAAAGTTCCTGTTATAGGTTTAGGATGTATGGGCATGACAGGTTTTGAAGATGGAAATATGTATGGTGAAGCAGATGAGAAGGAAGCTATTGCGACCATTCACAGATCATTGGAGCTAGGAGGTAATTTTCTTGATACAGCAGATCTTTACGGTCCGTTTAAAAATGAGCAGCTTATTGCCAAAGCTACGGAAAACAATCGGGACCAATATATTATCGCTACCAAATTTGGCTGGGAAATCAATGACCAGGATAAGGTTACCTGGGCCATCAACGGAAAGAAGGATTATGTAAAGAAATCAGTAGAACGTTCATTAAAAAACTTAAAGACTGATTATATTGATCTTTATTATATGCATCGGCTGGATAAAAACACACCTATAGAGGAAACTGTAGGAGCAATGAGCGACCTGGTAAAAGAAGGAAAAGTGAAATACATCGGCTTATCGGAAGTATCTTCAGAAACCATCAAAAGAGCCCATATTGTTCATCCCATTACAGCTGTACAAAGTGAATATTCATTGTTTGAGCGTACAGTAGAAGAAAGAGGAGTGATTACAACATTACAAGAACTGAAAATAGGGTTTGTGCCTTATTCTCCGCTGGGACGCGGTTTTTTATCCGGACAAATCCGTTCCATTGATGACTTGCCTGAAAATGACTTCCGACGCGCAATCCCACGTTTTCAGGAACAACATTTTTATAAAAATATTAAACTGGTAGAAGCCATCGAGTCTATGGCAAAAGAGAAGAACATTACATCTTCCCAACTGGCATTAGCATGGATTATCAGTAAAGGCTTTGTCCCGATTCCAGGAACAAAACGCAGAAAATATCTGGAACAGAATATTGATGCTGTTCATATTCAGCTTAC
The sequence above is drawn from the Chryseobacterium daecheongense genome and encodes:
- a CDS encoding TolC family protein; protein product: MNTFHIKNFLLSGLVAILLLSCAVGKEYKRPDLNVPQTYKESTKVTGDTVILPWKTFFKDPQLINLIDKALLKNNEIHTALKNMEQLDLAYKQAKNNLMPTVDFSAGANRAWASKNSLNGSLNEQFTGTKYIDDFSATLRLSWEVDIWGKTKMQKESAAADYFAQKENMNALKTRIIVQVAQAYYNLISLDEQLKIAEKNIELSDNTLKIMKLQYTAGQINSLAIQQSEAQKKTAELLIPLARQNISIQENALSILCGEYPGKIDRGNSMKNMIPENTLSEGVPAQLLSRRPDLKAAELAVISLNAKTGLSKAAMYPSISLTPQIGINSNKFNTWFDLPGSITKTLAANLAMPLLQKRQLKTAYETAIIEQEKAVIAFRQSMMTAVSEVSDAMAKSKGTSERLALLEQRTAILDKGINDALKLYKSGMATYLEVITAQNNKLQNDLEYVNITLEKLNAEVDLYRSLGGGVN
- a CDS encoding SRPBCC family protein, which gives rise to MVHQLQREQQLYCDLETAWRFFSSANNLSKITPKDMNFIVLTKLENDEIYEGMIIDYYVSPLLGIKMSWQTEIIQVSFQKSFTDFQKKGPYKLWNHFHEFIPNEKGVLMRDTINYELPMGVLGEVAHGLFVKKKIEHIFNYRYQILEKMFNEKK
- a CDS encoding GLPGLI family protein; the protein is MKKILSIVSIFLFGIVLSQNKKFKVFKSHTQIIYNVDFKADSTLSTKSDDMLTLYIGDNESIFQNDKKYKIDSIIDSQPFFQMSSRPMFKVSHVIKKDYQQSDLIYSDKIENINFGYKEKSPAMQWKLIDEKKNVLTYECYKAEATFRGRKFIAWYTKDIPIADGPYKFAGLPGLILEVYDDQENFHYKLLAITKKSQNILYDENINFIDRKKMIEARMNVIKKFTKGNIKINPIEKN
- a CDS encoding aldo/keto reductase produces the protein MEKRMIKNTDLSVAPINFGGNVFGWTLDEQQSFDILDQFTEAGFNFIDTADTYSWWVNGRGGQSEEIIGKWLKSRGNRNDLVIATKVGSETKEHGFDISKKHILKSVDESLKRLQIDHIDLYYTHFDDHKTPVEETLAAYDEIIKAGKVRYIAASNLTPERLTASFEASEKNNLPRYVALQPHYNLLERENFEKNYAPLVEKYDLSVFPYWSLAAGFLTGKYRSEADLSKSARGEGVRKYLNEKGERVLKALDQVSEKHQANQASVALAWLLANPLITAPIVSATSQSQLQTLFKATELHLSNEDVQLLNEASK
- a CDS encoding aldo/keto reductase; translated protein: MKMNTIQLGNQGLKVPVIGLGCMGMTGFEDGNMYGEADEKEAIATIHRSLELGGNFLDTADLYGPFKNEQLIAKATENNRDQYIIATKFGWEINDQDKVTWAINGKKDYVKKSVERSLKNLKTDYIDLYYMHRLDKNTPIEETVGAMSDLVKEGKVKYIGLSEVSSETIKRAHIVHPITAVQSEYSLFERTVEERGVITTLQELKIGFVPYSPLGRGFLSGQIRSIDDLPENDFRRAIPRFQEQHFYKNIKLVEAIESMAKEKNITSSQLALAWIISKGFVPIPGTKRRKYLEQNIDAVHIQLTEEEILKLESIIPLGTDTGAQYDEFSMGLLD